One Dioscorea cayenensis subsp. rotundata cultivar TDr96_F1 chromosome 17, TDr96_F1_v2_PseudoChromosome.rev07_lg8_w22 25.fasta, whole genome shotgun sequence DNA window includes the following coding sequences:
- the LOC120280792 gene encoding LOW QUALITY PROTEIN: cyclin-A2-1-like (The sequence of the model RefSeq protein was modified relative to this genomic sequence to represent the inferred CDS: deleted 1 base in 1 codon) — protein MKKENMVSGCGLPTGRITRSRAAALCRRAEVLPLEQPTAKPDETHVQGGNSKRAVLDDSTCAASHTAVLKHKKRAVLKDVSNACCESSCENLTSAAGIQAMGILQAKSAPSKSKSRRGSKNSKLGSISDGPVMGKDARKNKIPEQVQEEEFSEEEERTGDLVDSEETVLIPQVAGKSTFDKTSIQKCNRKEEPGLLHDLTNAEERELEDPRSLNPLEFTDIDVDHANPQMCSLYATDIYTNLRANELIQRPSSNFMEIKQHDINQRMRGILIDWLVEVSEEYNLVPDTLYLTVHIIDLFLTENYIERSRLQLLGISCMLIASKYEEICAPRVEQFCFITDNTYTKEEVLKMESQVLNYIGFRLSVPTIETFLRRFIRAAQASHQVPAFTLGHLANYLAELTLVEYCFLKFLPSVIAASAVFLARWTLDQSTHPWNSTLQHYTSYKSVDLKPAVLEMQILQTNNQNCSLKAIHEKYKQPKYESVATLTSPELLQSLFC, from the exons ATGAAGAAGGAAAACATGGTTAGTGGATGTGGATTACCTACTGGTCGAATTACAAGGTCCCGAGCTGCGGCTCTTTGTCGGAGAGCCGAGGTTCTTCCTTTGGAACAGCCAACTGCAAAGCCTGATGAGACACATGTGCAAGGAGGGAATTCAAAGAGAGCAGTGTTGGATGACAGCACTTGTGCAGCATCTCACACTGCAGTTTTAAAGCATAAAAAGAGAGCTGTTCTCAAGGATGTTAGCAATGCATGCTGTGAAAGTTCATGTGAGAACTTGACTAGTGCAGCAGGAATTCAG GCTATGGGCATCTTGCAGGCTAAATCAGCTCCCTCCAAATCAAAGTCTCGTAGGGGATCAAAGAATTCTAAGTTAGGCTCCATTTCTGATGGACCTGTGATGGGTAAGGATgccagaaaaaataaaataccagaACAAGTACAGGAGGAGGAGTtttctgaagaagaagaaaggacgGGTGATTTGGTGGATTCAGAAGAAACTGTGCTAATACCGCAGGTTGCTGGGAAGAGCACATTTGACAAGACTTCGATTCAGAAATGTAACAGGAAAGAGGAACCTGGGCTTTTACATGATTTAACAAATG CTGAAGAAAGAGAGCTTGAGGACCCAAGAAGCTTGAATCCATTGGAATTCACAGATATTGATGTTGATCATGCAAATCCGCAAATGTGCAGTCTTTATGCAACAGATATCTATACTAATTTGCGAGCCAATGAG CTTATCCAAAGGCCTTCTTCAAACTTTATGGAAATA AAGCAACATGATATCAACCAGAGGATGCGGGGGATTTTAATTGATTGGTTAGTAGAG GTTTCGGAGGAATATAACCTAGTTCCAGATACACTGTATCTCACAGTGCACATCATTGACTTATTTCTCACTGAAAACTATATTGAAAGATCAAGACTTCAACTACTTGGAATCTCCTGCATGCTAATTGCATC GAAATACGAGGAAATATGTGCTCCTCGAGTAGAACAATTCTGTTTCATCACTGACAACACTTATACCAAAGAAGAG GTGCTGAAAATGGAAAGCCAGGTGCTAAACTATATAGGATTTCGCTTATCCGTGCCTACCATTGAAACATTTCTCAG GAGATTCATTCGAGCTGCGCAAGCTTCACATCAG GTTCCTGCATTTACCTTGGGACATTTAGCAAATTATCTAGCAGAGTTGACACTGGTTGAGTACTGTTTTCTAAAGTTCCTTCCATCAGTCATTGCTGCATCTGCTGTGTTCCTTGCCAGATGGACATTGGATCAGTCCACACATCCATGG AATTCTACTCTCCAGCATTACACCTCTTACAAGTCTGTAGATCTTAAACCAGCAGTTCTTGAAATGCAAATCTTGCAGACAAACAATCAAAACTGCTCCCTGAAAGCTATCCATGAAAAATACAAGCAACCAAAG TATGAGTCTGTAGCTACTCTCACTTCTCCAGAGCTCCTGCAATCCCTTTTCTGCTGA